The Raphanus sativus cultivar WK10039 chromosome 2, ASM80110v3, whole genome shotgun sequence DNA segment GACAATAACAACTTAGATTCTAAGAAAGTTAGTCCTAAACAGAGAAAAACAATGAATAGCTTACCAATATTTCATGATAAACGAAAGTTCGAAGAGCTTCTCCAGAGAATGTCACTCTCTCGGGTCTAAAGTACTTGACCGAATCGAGGTACAAGATGTATATGCTGCGTTGGTTTGGTTGGCTACATTCTGATCCAAACTCTTGAACAAACAACGCAAAGATGCATATATCAACTCCTTCAACTTTCTGGAACAAAAGAATGACCTGAAACATTCGAAATTAGTTAAAATCAAGCATGGTTTGAGATACATAACTGAATCGAAAGAAAAAATATGACTTCTCACCTTTGATCTGTAAGGGAATTCACTAGGGTAGTGTTCCTTATGAAGCAAATCGGCAAATTTTTTGTTGACGTGTGAGGTTTTGTCAGCTGAAAACACGACCCGGACAGTAAGATCATCTGGTTCTGGTACCTGTAAAGAAAGAGTAACAAGCTCAGTATAAAGAAACGAAAAACCAAGTTTCAGACCGAATCTCAAATTATCAGAAACCACATCATTCTTACATCATCAACGCTCTTCCCAGTAGCCTTTGCCGTTTGGAGTCTTTCTTCTTTGAGGCGTCTGGATAGCCTCCGTTCAATAAAGTGGCTGAGGATGGTTTCAGGCAAATCTTTCGCCCCCAAATCTGTATTTTCGATACTTTTACGCTCTTTTAGCAAGCAGTAGGGACAAATGTAGTCTGCTGTCTTGTCAATGTCTTTCTGTTGATTGTAGAGACCACATATCTGATGTTGCCACTTTTCGCAAGATTCACAACAAACCCACTGCAccatgataaaaaaaatgtaacgTAATTTGTAAAAATTGATGCACTGAGAAAGATATAtaggggggagagagagagagatggagttTACCTCTTCTATGTGTTGATTGTCAGCGTTATACTTTTTAAGCATATTGTCTCTTGTGACACTGACTCCAAACAACATGAAGTTTTTTCTGCTGTGACTGTAGCAGGGATTACAGATTTGATGCTGCGCATCACTTATTTTTTCCTCGGGGATGTAATATGAAGATTCATCTTTGATTTTGCGGGAGCAAAGAGAACAGTAGATTGGTTGCGCTGGTAACACGAGTGTGCCATTGTCACACAGTTGACATATATCCTTCGGGTCACAAGTTTCTCCATTTACTCTCtgtgggaaaaaaaaagattaataacCAAACATATCAAAAGACAAGCAAAAAAACTATGGATAAGGCCAAAACAATTGTTACCTGAATACTTCCCTCCTTGAGGCTCTTAATATGCAACTTTATTTCTTCTTCTGTGAAACGTTCCACCAGTGAGACACCTCTCCTATTACTCTTTTGCAGAGGCACTGAGTCAGCATTAACCTCACAATTGGTCTGTTCATCACATTCCATCGGCTCAACAACGTCCGCTCCAGGTCCAAGTTTCTCATGTTTCAGCGGCCTTTCCTCGGTTTGAGTCTCTCTTTCGATGGTAAAGAAGTCGGCAAAAGAGTAAACCCGGGTTACATTTGGTCTTGCAGGTTTCACAGTTTTGCTAGTACCAAGATCCTGAACACGCTTACTGTCCAAAGGTGAACTGTCCATCACATCTACCTTCGTTACGTCAGAACAACCGCTGAAAGTCTCAGGGCTTCTATGAACTAACGTTCCGGGTGTACTGAAACATCTTCTAGCACATGAAGAAACCTCCTCGAATCCTTTCACCGGAGTGGAAACTTTCTGCTCTACAGTGAGAGCAGGATCCGGACATAGCTGAAGAGAAGGGAGTCTAGATGAATCGTTCCAAGGAGAAAGACTCAACTGTACCGGTGTTTCAGCTCTCGGTCGCTTTGATGGATAATCACCAATCTCTGACTGAAACATCTCTCTAAAAAACTCCACATTCCGTTCCTCCTTATCAGAATCAAAGTTTAACTGTCTTGGTACTCCGATATGATAATTAAGTCTTCTGGATGCTAGGTATTGGGCCTTTCTATCAGATGTAAGATCTGGTAGCATGTTCAACTGCTGATTCAAAACATGAATGTCTGGTTGATTAGGATTGGGGTTAAGATAAGAAGGCATCATACCCCTGTACCATTCAGGCGGCTGCGGCATTGGGGCTATGAAGACCAATACTACAGAGAAGACAGGGTTATATAATCAACTGATTCTGAACATTCCCTGCAAATTACAAACAATCAGAGAATGTTAGGATCATGCAGGTCCTTATGGTCTCACAAGTAACaatcagattaaaaaaaaacaaccaaatCGACAgttaacaaaaccaaaccatttgTATACAATCCTAGGTTGTTCTTGCTTGTTGCACAAGTTAAAACTAAGTGATGGTATCAAGAGACTCATCACtaacaaaaacaacaacaggGATCCATAAATCCACCTGAAACGAATCAATCATATTTTACACAAGCTAAAAGCTGTTTAAACTATCAGTGATTGATCTGTAAAACAAAATCAGCTTCAGGCACAGCTAAAAGGTTGATGCTTTTTTTAACAAAACCCCCAAATTGATTTGACATTCTCcctaaaaaaaactcaatttcgAAGCTCGAAACCCTAATAATTGAAGCCACGAAGCCCTAATTACATAACGTAAGCTAAAACGCATTATCCGACAAGAACCCCCCACTAATCGGTAAGGACAAGCAACGAAATCGCACGAATACGAACCCCGACAAAACCCTAAATCGAGAGAAGGAAGGAAGAGGAACGAACCTCTTTGTTCAAAATTCGAATAGTGTTTTACTGTGGGGGGGGTTGGGTTCGCGCGCTCGAGAAGTGGAGAAGACAAAGAAAAGATGTTGAAAGTGAAAGTCTTcgttgatctctctctctctctctcttgttgtTGCTTAGGGTTTCGGCAATTTCTTAATCTAAAAGTATTGTTTCTTTGATTAATTTATAGCAACTTTATCTCTTGTTTCGAGGGTTTCTCTCTAATTTATGtctttttaagatatttttatctatttaactTCGGTTATTTCCTGATCAATTTCGGTTTAGtatttcgttttttttaatatctaatccaattattttcatatatgcaTCCATTAATTATCACTTACGGTTGTCTTTTCTCAATCTAggatttatgtttgttttaaatCTTCCAGTGGCAATTATTTATGATTGCATCAATAAAATCTATAGTTTTCCAGCATTTTCTCACGGGTATAAAGTACAAAACTCATTTTTCtcttcatgtttttcttttccggtttatagaaattttatctTTAGTTTTAAAGGTTTTTctctaattaatatatttttgcgGTTTTAATCTATTTAACTTCGGTTATTTTTTTAGTCTCTTTCggttaaatattttggtttttcaCTATTCATAGCATGATTATTTGGGATTTTTGTTTtcgtttttggtttttgttttttcagaaACTAATTTTCATCTAAGCAAGTTTTAGTTTTTagcttttagtttttgtttttgtaaaaactATTTGATTTGCCAAAATATGATACATTTTGAAACTTaactttaaataatatatatatatatatatcttggtttatattttgctataatataatttttttataaaatataataattaaaaaatgttactgtattttattttaaaataataatcacaATATATTGATAAAGTTTAATGGTAATTCTAAATACTTTGTTGCATTATTTTAAAGTAGTGCATtaataatcttttgaaaaaaactaaaaaatacattaaaactaaaaacctaaatctaaatctaaaaatcaaaaatcaaaaccaaaaactgaaaaccaaaaaccaaaatctaaaaaccaaaaactaaaatctaaaaaacaaaaactaaaaactagaAATCAACATCAGCTCAATCTAATAActctaatttatataattgtgTCTCTTAGTTATCCCAACTAACTGGTTTTCATTCATAGGTTAATTTTAGGTTAATTTTGATGAAtgactatatttaaaaatattagatttgtaGTAAGAAGGTAGAAAGAAattagaagattttttttttttttgaacacaaagaAATTAGAAGATAAAGTAGGAGAAAACATGAGAAATTAAGATGACATGGTTAGTCGGTGAAATACTTTTTTGTTATCGATCAAATTTCTCTTCgttctagaaaataaaaaaatacagtcGTTGGGCTAATTTTCTATAAACTGTTCTCTTATCACGTACAATTGATTATTTTCTAAGCTTATGGTGTGACTAATGTCTGTTCGttctaaatctaaatatcaGTTTCATTTCGATGCTACATATATCTAAGTTTACTTTTAGTTGTTTACTGAGTTTTATATCACTAGATTTTAACAGTAAAAAAAGTTTAACCAGCGGATATGCAGAAAGCATACAAACATTAATATTAACTCTTTTGTGCTTATGCatgatataaatattaacaaaataaatatataataactatttttcaattttaaattattttgtaatttatatgcATGATTTGctataaataatattacattGTTTTAATTAGACGTATGTGTTTAAAAGTATAAGATAAAGTCAATTTGGTTATTCTTTGGAAATATTAGATTGCATCTATTTCTTTAAATTCaaccataatatttttttcttagtaGAATAAGATATTGATTAATTTGTTATTAAACTTAGTTAGttattttttagatttctaCATATAGTTTAGTAAATTTATGTATAATGCAATTTATGTTGTTTTAAAATCTAATAGAAATAAGTGTCgacaattaaaaaataaaaataaaaagataatattttgaaaactcatacatttataaacttttcaaaataactaaaatataattagggAAAATTTGGATAAATGCACTTCAAcaagattataatttgaaaaatacacccTTGATTTAAGCATTTGAAAAAAtacacttatttatatataaatttaccaaATTACccaatcttaatatttttcaattcctattatatttttttaataattgttttaaaaaaggaaaaatcgttagaaaatatgcataatatctttttaatatactaCACAATATCTTTCTCATatcttttgaatatatttttaaaaaatattatttgaaaaaataaaataacacaacACCTTCTGGTCTCTTTATctctgtttctgatttttttcatttctctcTAATTTTACAGATTCTTCCTCTCATTTCAAGAGGTTTGTTGATTCATGAATTGGATTTCAGTTTCTAatttttctgcttcttttttaTTCTGACAATAGttctatcttttaaaaaaaaaaaacatgttgtGTTTAGCTGGAAATTTAGGAGAGTGGAAGATGAATAAAAAATCATGGAAATTCATAGTGAAGACAAGAGCAGAAAATTTGGATGCAAATTACTTCAATATGAGTTAATGGTATTCATGCCACGTTAAAAAGAAGATTAACAAGTCAAAGCTTTAATGTTAATTAGTGTTCTTCTTTTACATATTcaaagtaaaacaaaataaacacatACATGAATTACTTGGTACCTATCGGTAGATGATGACTTGAAGAATGGAAATTTGGTATAGAATGCAACATGACTTGTgtttaaataaagttaacaaaataaaataaaattcatatcataatttatttattttatatatctttgttaTTGTAACATATTCATCTTTAAACACATATTTATCTTAAACatcaataattataatattcttACTAATTACGaatttgtatattaattatttaaatactaaattGGGATAAAAAGTAAATTCACATTAAagaaagtgtagttttcaaaaaaaaatagaatcaatgcatttttcaaatttcaaatcctAAATATGGTATTTTGCAAATTATCCCATATAATTATTGgttgataatttattttcttttattaaaagattTTCGTAAAGTTACATAGTAGTTAACCTCtgggacaaaaaaaaacatagtagTATGACCAGAAGGGTTGTTAAAGTTACATTTTCGTGAAATTCGTTGCagtctggttttttttttttttttttgataatcctgGGGTTCCCCACTTCGTGTGTCATTCTCCAGGGCCCGGTCAGACAGCGGTCCGCTTCATCCGGGAGGGTATTACCTGGGCTGAGGACAAGGCCCAACACCCAATACCGCTGGTGATACAGAAGAGTAGTTCCCCCCGCCTAGCGTCGAACCCGGGGGCATGACAATTGGCCCCCAAGGCCCTTACCAAgtgggtgaacccaagaattttttagggtttagtattagagtttatgatttagtgttttgttgacaacattaattttttttaattcgtttttatatactatttttatttatttttaaattttattttgagaaaataatatagtttgacaaattatttgtttccttaattaaaagatactgaatttaaaatgacaagtttatattggttggtgaacctaaatgttcatCCTAgtgggtgaacccaagaataactccaTAAACAATATAGGAGTTGAGTAACAATGACACGAGACTCGCAGCCATTTTATTAGCAAAGTAGGTACACTTCAAGCTGACTACACAGAAGCGCAATGAGAAGACAATGTGTCacaagcagagagagagagagctacaACAATGAAGACACACACACCTGCAAGTTTGTCGTAGGTTATAATAAACTCATTAGGATCTTTGTTGGTTTCTTCCCCGGAGGAAGATACGTGAGCTGATATGAGTGCTCTATCTCATCTGCCTGATTGTTCTGTCACTTTTTCAACTGCACTACAGGTACAGTCGAATGAGCCTTGATTTGCACCGGTTCACCATCTTTTCGGATTCTATCACAGCTGATGAtaacattttcttttaatatttatataaacattaaCAT contains these protein-coding regions:
- the LOC108842039 gene encoding histone acetyltransferase HAC2 — protein: MPQPPEWYRGMMPSYLNPNPNQPDIHVLNQQLNMLPDLTSDRKAQYLASRRLNYHIGVPRQLNFDSDKEERNVEFFREMFQSEIGDYPSKRPRAETPVQLSLSPWNDSSRLPSLQLCPDPALTVEQKVSTPVKGFEEVSSCARRCFSTPGTLVHRSPETFSGCSDVTKVDVMDSSPLDSKRVQDLGTSKTVKPARPNVTRVYSFADFFTIERETQTEERPLKHEKLGPGADVVEPMECDEQTNCEVNADSVPLQKSNRRGVSLVERFTEEEIKLHIKSLKEGSIQRVNGETCDPKDICQLCDNGTLVLPAQPIYCSLCSRKIKDESSYYIPEEKISDAQHQICNPCYSHSRKNFMLFGVSVTRDNMLKKYNADNQHIEEWVCCESCEKWQHQICGLYNQQKDIDKTADYICPYCLLKERKSIENTDLGAKDLPETILSHFIERRLSRRLKEERLQTAKATGKSVDDVPEPDDLTVRVVFSADKTSHVNKKFADLLHKEHYPSEFPYRSKVILLFQKVEGVDICIFALFVQEFGSECSQPNQRSIYILYLDSVKYFRPERVTFSGEALRTFVYHEILIGYLEYCKIRGFTTGYIWACPPRKGEDYIMYSHPKTQQTPNTKKLRQWYHSLLDKATEQKVVMNVTNLYDRFFVSAEESTCNITAARLPYFEGSFWSDNAELLTQAFERESYDELQKKVKSLSRRALKGVKSKDDLDVDDAKNILMMQKLDKLISQNKEDFMVVELNYSCTRCSKPILSGLRWFCGKCKNLQLCERCHDAEEELPGEHTHTMNDKEKHSLSKVQVNGIQSTTTEDNDVILENSMFESRQVFLGFSQKHNYSFDTLRRAKHSSMMILHHLHTSDKHHISQNSSSLVQVTCMTCQKDVSETIYYSCLICSGCRVCIACYNKKSTVLRLLHLFPMTPSTHGTPPKPVGALAIIDALLHAHKCRTMATGSCSYPKCNDVKTLFNHSVVCEIKKRGACKICNNFRQMISIHACHCQDPTCSIPRCRDTKEYFIKSRLRQ